A genomic window from Salvia miltiorrhiza cultivar Shanhuang (shh) chromosome 5, IMPLAD_Smil_shh, whole genome shotgun sequence includes:
- the LOC131024714 gene encoding biotin synthase, mitochondrial-like: protein MMWIMRSIRRPFAQFHAAANFSSAAAVEAERCVRDGARNDWKREEIKSIYDSPILDLLFHAAQVHRHAHNFREVQQCTLLSIKTGGCSEDCSYCPQSSRYNTGLKAHKLMNKDAVLEAAEKAKEAGSTRFCMGAAWRDTVGRKTNFNQILEYVKEIRGMGMEVCCTLGMLEKQQALALKEAGLTAYNHNLDTSREYYPNIITTRSYDERLQTLEYVRDAGINVCSGGIIGLGEAEEDRVGLLHALATLPAHPESVPINALIAVQGTPLEDQKPVEIWEMIRMIATARIVMPKAMVRLSAGRVRFSMPEQALCFLAGANSIFTGEKLLTTPNNDYDADQTMFKLLGLIPKAPDFSQNSAKDFETEPVEVAASSSD, encoded by the exons ATGATGTGGATAATGAGATCGATTCGACGGCCATTCGCCCAATTTCACGCGGCGGCCAATTTCTCATCTGCGGCAGCGGTGGAAGCTGAGCGCTGCGTAAGAGATGGAGCGAGGAATGACTGGAAGAGAGAAGAAATTAAGTCAATCTACGATTCGCCTATCCTTGATCTGCTATTCCATGCT GCTCAAGTTCATAGACATGCTCACAATTTCAGGGAAGTGCAGCAGTGCACGCTTCTATCAATCAAGACTGGTGGATGCAGTGAAGATTGTTCTTATTGCCCGCAGTCGTCCAGATACAACACCGGACTCAAAGCACATAAGCTTATGAATAAGGATGCAGTCTTGGAGGCTGCCGAAAAG GCAAAAGAGGCTGGCAGCACTCGGTTTTGTATGGGTGCAGCATGGCGAGACACTGTAGGAAGGAAAACTAATTTCAATCAAATCCTTGAGTATGTTAAAGAAATAAG GGGTATGGGTATGGAGGTTTGCTGCACTCTGGGGATGCTGGAGAAGCAGCAAGCTTTAGCACTCAAGGAGGCAGGACTTACAGCTTACAACCATAATCTCGACACCTCAAGAGAATACTACCCAAATATTATAACCACCAGAAGCTATGACGAACGGCTCCAGACCCTTGAGTATGTCCGTGATGCGGGTATCAATGTCTGTTCAG GTGGAATAATAGGGCTTGGTGAAGCCGAGGAGGATAGAGTTGGCTTATTACATGCATTGGCAACTCTCCCAGCACACCCTGAGAGTGTTCCCATTAATGCACTCATTGCTGTACAAGGCACACCCCTGGAAGATCAAAAG CCAGTTGAAATATGGGAGATGATAAGGATGATTGCCACAGCCCGCATTGTGATGCCAAAGGCGATGGTGAGGCTCTCAGCTGGGAGAGTCCGTTTCTCGATGCCTGAGCAGGCACTTTGCTTTCTTGCTGGTGCAAATTCAATCTTCACAGGAGAGAAGCTCTTGACAACTCCCAACAACGACTATGATGCTGATCAAACCATGTTTAAGCTGCTTGGGCTCATTCCCAAAGCTCCTGATTTCTCACAGAATTCAGCCAAAGATTTTGAAACAGAACCTGTTGAAGTGGCAGCTTCAAGTTCTGATTGA